A single window of Bordetella genomosp. 11 DNA harbors:
- a CDS encoding Bug family tripartite tricarboxylate transporter substrate binding protein has protein sequence MKIAGLTGMLVAAALAAMPLASMAQAYPDRPITVVVPYTPGGSVDTVARIVTAQLQKELGQPVIVENKPGASGMIGSEHVARANPDGYTLLLHASSQIYLPLVDTHAKYDALKDFTPIARIGTVPLLVVTKPGSPFNTLKDLQEHARKSGEHLTWATSGYGTSSHLTEEMLNRDLKLNMQIISYRGAVPQLTDVMAGHVTAAVSPMPGVYPFVQSGKLKALAITSSTRADKLPNVPTVAESGVEGFEFSSWYGIWGPAGLPDAIVKKLSAAIGKATHAPQATQTFDAMMFNVVDSSPGDLARVQQDEHDKVSKLAKEAHIQIN, from the coding sequence ATGAAAATAGCAGGATTGACGGGAATGCTGGTTGCCGCCGCGCTTGCAGCCATGCCCCTGGCGTCGATGGCGCAGGCCTATCCGGATAGGCCCATCACCGTGGTGGTTCCGTACACGCCCGGCGGTTCGGTCGACACGGTCGCGCGGATCGTGACGGCTCAGTTGCAGAAGGAATTGGGCCAGCCGGTCATCGTCGAAAACAAGCCAGGCGCCTCGGGCATGATCGGATCCGAGCATGTGGCGCGCGCCAATCCCGACGGTTACACGCTGCTGCTGCATGCCTCCAGCCAGATCTACCTGCCGCTGGTCGATACCCATGCGAAATACGATGCGCTGAAGGACTTTACGCCCATCGCCCGCATCGGGACGGTACCGTTGCTGGTGGTCACCAAGCCCGGCTCGCCGTTCAACACGCTGAAGGACTTGCAGGAACATGCAAGAAAAAGCGGCGAGCATCTGACTTGGGCGACCTCCGGTTATGGGACTTCCAGCCATCTTACGGAGGAGATGCTCAACCGCGATCTGAAATTGAATATGCAGATCATCTCCTATCGCGGCGCCGTTCCGCAGCTGACAGATGTCATGGCGGGACACGTCACTGCGGCGGTTTCCCCCATGCCCGGGGTCTACCCGTTCGTGCAATCAGGCAAGCTCAAGGCACTGGCGATCACCAGTTCGACGCGGGCGGATAAGCTCCCGAATGTTCCGACCGTGGCGGAAAGCGGCGTGGAAGGGTTTGAGTTTTCATCTTGGTATGGGATCTGGGGACCGGCCGGCCTGCCCGATGCCATCGTGAAAAAACTGTCCGCCGCAATCGGCAAGGCGACCCACGCCCCGCAAGCCACGCAGACCTTCGACGCGATGATGTTCAACGTCGTGGACAGTTCCCCCGGCGACCTGGCACGTGTGCAGCAGGACGAGCACGACAAGGTATCGAAGCTCGCGAAGGAAGCCCATATCCAGATCAACTAG